In the genome of Crassaminicella thermophila, the window CCATGGTGCATCCCAGTGTCCTACTCTATAAAAAAATGGACCATTACTTTTTACAAAAGTCCATGTAAAAAACGCTAAAATATTCGATAATCCCATAACAGATAAACTAATGCCCTTTACCAATGTATTTTTCTTTATAAGGGGCATAGTAAATGCACTAATAAACAAAAGTAATATTATCAGTAAAGGAAAATTATTTATACCACTCATTCTAGTCCCCCCTCATCTTCATAATTTCATCAATTTCAACCGTTTTGTATTTTTCATAAAGCTTTACTGTAAGAGCTAAAGCAAAAGCAGTAACACTTACCGCTACAACGATTCCTGTAAGCATAAGGGCTGTAGGTACAGGATTTATATATCCTTCTACACCTTTATGCGTCCCCTTAATAATTGGAGCTTCCTTTCCTATGATTGCTCCCTTTGCTATGAAAAATAAGAATACTGCTGTATCCATAATATTCATTCCAATAATTTTCTTTATTAAATTATTATGAAATAGTAAGGTGACAAAACCTACACCAAATAAAATCATAGCTCCTGTTTCAAAATAATTTGTCATTAACCTTTCCATATTATATTTCCCCTTCATAAAATAGACTGAAAAAAAAGTATACAGTTACTGCAACAATGATGCCTACAGCAATGTTTAGAGGCAATAAATACCCTCCACTTAAAATATTTCCTGGCTTTCCTAGAGGTATTTGAGGCAAATGTAGGTGACTTCCTCCTGTAATAAAGCTATATCCTTTCAAAAACCCATAAATAATCAAAGCAGTACACATACATGTCATAAGCTTTTTATAACTCAATTTTTCCTTAGTTTTCTCTTTTCCATGCACAATTTTATATAAAATAAAACTTGTTCCAAGGATTGTTCCTCCAGCAAATCCTCCTCCTGGAGAAAGATGCCCATGAAAAATCACATAAAATCCGAAAATCTGTATAAATGGAATAATCATTTTGCTTATTTCTTTTAATATGGTATTATGCATCATAAGCACTCACTTTCTATTTTTACTCTTCTTTTTTTAAAACTGTCAAAACTACAATAGCTCCTGTAAACAACACAGTAGCTTCTGCAAATGTATCAAAAGCACGATAATCTAGAATAATTCCCGTTACAATATTTAATGCACCTGTATCTTTTACTCCATCTTCTATATATTTTTTCATTACATAGTTATCTGCTGGATTATCCGCATTTCCAAACTCAGGCAATTCCATAACTCCTATTAATAATATAGCTATAATAAGGGTAGTTAGGCATATAGCGGTAACTTTTCTCATTTATGCTCACCCCTTATTTTTTTTAGTGTAAGAACAAACAATAAAGTAGTAATTCCAGCACCAACTGCTGCTTCTGTTATAGCCAAATCAGGAGCATTTAACTGCTGCCATAGAATTGCCATAACAAGGCTGTAAACCATAAAAACAATGATGACTCCTAATAAATCTTTAATCACTGATACAGCAATCGATGCACCTATTAAAAACAAAACCATTACAACACTAAACATTTCCATATTTTCTCACTCCATTAACTTTTTATTCTTTTCTTCTTTTATAAATGCTGCTTTCGATATCAAATGGGTAGCCGTTGGATTTGTGATCCAAAGAAAAATCATTACGAGTAAAAGTTTAAAGCTTACAAAGCTAAACCCACTATAAACCATCAATGCAGCCAAGCAAAGTAGTGCTCCTAAGGTATCACATTTTGCTGCACTATGAACTCTTGTCAATAAATCAGGAAATCTTAAAATACCTATTGTTCCAACAGAAAAGAAAAATAAGCCTCCTAGAATAAAAATTATCATTAAGATCAATTTCATTGACTTTTGCCTCCTGTTTTTTCAATAAAATTCGAAATAAAGATAGACGCTACAAAACTTATTAGGGCATAAACCAACACCACATCAATAAAATAAGCTTCCTTCAAAATAAATGAAACGATCGATATAAGTATTATAGTTTTTGTGCCAATTACATTAATTGCAACCAATCGGTCTGCTGCACTAGGTCCTTTTACAGCTCTTATCATGCATAATATAATTGTCAAAGATAAAAATAAGCATGAAAATACCAATAGTTTGTGTATCATTTTTCTACTCCTCTACTTTTAAAAGTATTTTTTCAAATTTTGAATTCAAAACATCTTCTATATAATCTTTTTTCAAGCAGTGAACAACCAGCCTGTTTTCTTCCATTAAGACAGTAAGCGTTCCTGGGGTTAATGTGATTGAGTTTGCAAGAATAGTTCTGTAAAAATCTGATTGTAATTTTGTATCAAAGTTTATAATTTGAGGAGATATCTCCATATTTGGGCTTAATACAATCCTTGCAACTTGAAAATTTGCAATAACAATTTCCTTAATCAATATAAAAAAATATGTGATCAAATAATATATTTTTTTTGGGGTTAGAAGATATTCTCTTTTTTTGGAAATTCTTATATTGTTGCTAAAAAAATATGCTCCTATACAGATTCCTGTACCTATAACCAATCTCTCAAAATTGATTTTTTCTGCTAGTATTACCCAAAACAACATAAAAAAGATCATATATTTAATGATTTTACCCATGATAACCTCCATATTTTTATTTTTTATTCTTATCCATAGTATACGCAATATTCATGCCAAGACTTCCGTCTTGTATGAGAAATATTTTAAAGTCTGTATTTCACTCATGTCTATAGACTATATTTTTGTAAAAAATAAAAATAGGATTGAAAAATTATTTCAATCCTTTATCATTGTGTTTTATTTTGATACATTTTTGTCGTTTTTCTTTTGTGTAAGTGTTTCAATTTGATTCATTTGTTCTATTTTGATACATATCTCAAACCATACTTTTCGATTTTTCTATACAATGTACTCCTCCCAATACCTAAAATTTTTGCAGCCAATGCCAAGTTTCCACCTACTTCTTGTACTGTTTTAATAATAGCCATTTTTTCAATCTCCTCTAAAGTCATAAGGCCCTCTGTTAAATCAATACCTTTTGGCATATTACTAGATTTCATATAACTTGGCAAATGTTTATAGGTAAGTATTTCTTCATCCTCTACCATATTTACTACAAGCTGGACTACATTCTGAAGCTCACGAACATTTCCTGGCCAGTTATAATTAATCATTCCTCTATAAAAGCTCTCTTGAATTCCTTTTATACTTTTTCCCATGCTTTTACTGAATTTTTCTATAAAATAATCTACAAATACTTTTATATCTTCTTTTCTATCTCTCAAAGAAGGGGTTTTTATAGGCATT includes:
- the mnhG gene encoding monovalent cation/H(+) antiporter subunit G, which codes for MKLILMIIFILGGLFFFSVGTIGILRFPDLLTRVHSAAKCDTLGALLCLAALMVYSGFSFVSFKLLLVMIFLWITNPTATHLISKAAFIKEEKNKKLME
- a CDS encoding sodium:proton antiporter; this encodes MERLMTNYFETGAMILFGVGFVTLLFHNNLIKKIIGMNIMDTAVFLFFIAKGAIIGKEAPIIKGTHKGVEGYINPVPTALMLTGIVVAVSVTAFALALTVKLYEKYKTVEIDEIMKMRGD
- the mbhE gene encoding hydrogen gas-evolving membrane-bound hydrogenase subunit E, yielding MRKVTAICLTTLIIAILLIGVMELPEFGNADNPADNYVMKKYIEDGVKDTGALNIVTGIILDYRAFDTFAEATVLFTGAIVVLTVLKKEE
- a CDS encoding monovalent cation/H+ antiporter complex subunit F, which codes for MIHKLLVFSCLFLSLTIILCMIRAVKGPSAADRLVAINVIGTKTIILISIVSFILKEAYFIDVVLVYALISFVASIFISNFIEKTGGKSQ
- a CDS encoding hydrogenase subunit MbhD domain-containing protein, with translation MEMFSVVMVLFLIGASIAVSVIKDLLGVIIVFMVYSLVMAILWQQLNAPDLAITEAAVGAGITTLLFVLTLKKIRGEHK
- a CDS encoding MnhB domain-containing protein, producing MHNTILKEISKMIIPFIQIFGFYVIFHGHLSPGGGFAGGTILGTSFILYKIVHGKEKTKEKLSYKKLMTCMCTALIIYGFLKGYSFITGGSHLHLPQIPLGKPGNILSGGYLLPLNIAVGIIVAVTVYFFFSLFYEGEI
- a CDS encoding Na+/H+ antiporter subunit E, with amino-acid sequence MGKIIKYMIFFMLFWVILAEKINFERLVIGTGICIGAYFFSNNIRISKKREYLLTPKKIYYLITYFFILIKEIVIANFQVARIVLSPNMEISPQIINFDTKLQSDFYRTILANSITLTPGTLTVLMEENRLVVHCLKKDYIEDVLNSKFEKILLKVEE